Below is a genomic region from Phragmites australis chromosome 20, lpPhrAust1.1, whole genome shotgun sequence.
GGCTGCAACATTTCAACCTTCCCCCAGATGTGTTTGGGGTTGCCTCTTTTTGATAAGAAACTTTCTGCTTTTGCTCTGGACTACATAGCTCTCAAAGTGCGATGGCGGATCCTGGGTTGGTGCATACAGTTTCTAACTCCTGCTGGGCACCTAACCCTAACCGGTGTTGTCCTCTCAGCTCTACCAACTTATGTTATGCCGATTTTTGAGCTTGCTAAGTCCACTATAGACAAGATCGACCAACCAAGAAGGGTTATGTTTTGGGAAGATGCCACCAAATGCAGTGGGGGTGATTGACAGGTTGCCTGGGCCACGCCCTGCTGCCCCAAGCAGCATGGTGGCCTGGGGCTCAAAGACCTCCACTCTCAGAACATCAGCCTGCTTCTCAAGCTCCTGCACAAGCTTTGCTCTGAACAAGACACCCCTTGAATCCGCTGGATCATCCAAACCTATCACCCTTTCCATACCGGATTCTGGGCATCGCCTGCATACACCTCGACCTAGAACACTGTTTCTCGTCTCATGACGCTCTACATGGCTATAACCTCGGTGGAGGTTGGTGACGGGAAAACCACTTCCTTTTGGCATGATGACTGGACTTCCCTACCTCCCCCCCTCAATGAAGCGCTTCCCGCCGCCTTCTCACACTGTACCTACAAGAAAGTCTTGGTTTATGATACTTTGGCACATGGCTCCCTTAATCTTGAGCTCTAGACGCGCCTCACACCCACCGCCTGAGCAGAACTTGACATGTTGTCCGCTAACCTATCTTCTCTTTCCCTAAGAGACACCCCAGACATTCGGTGGATGAGGAGCGCATGTGCTACGGGGTTCCAAATAGCGTCGGCTTACCAGATGATCTGCCCCCCTAGACAGGATGTGCAGCTTCAAGAACACAAATGGGAAAACTTTACCTCGAAAAAAGTCTAAATTTTCTTCTGGATTCTTCGACATGGGAACACCAGGACCAGGGCTTTCCTTTACTCTGTCGGTGCCATTCTAAACCCCAGCTGCCCTTTCTGTCCCTCCACATCGGAAACTATCAATCACCTCCTTGTGACATGCAGTGGAATCGTCGGCATCTGGAGTCGCATCCTCCTAGGGACTGGACAACTAGAAACAGTGGACGCCTTTTGCTCGATAGTGTTTACAACCTTTGACCACCTGCAGGAGCCCGTTTGCAACACCCTTATTCTCCTGCTTCTATGGGTAGCCCGAAAGCGACGGAACCGTATTATCTTTGATGACATCAACTCAGGCTCATTGGACACTGCGTGACTTCTTGTCGACCACCTTCGACTTTGGGTTTTCCGAGCCCAATCCTCAGTGAATATTGAAATAGCTATGGATTGGTGCACAAACCCTGCGGATGTAATCAGCtaaagtttttccttttcttctcctgcTCTCTCATCATTTATGTTCCTTCTGTCTCCTTTGAGACCGATGACGTAAAagtgcatttttttttgttttttgcaatGATAAAATTTTCAGGTGGGCAAACCCCACCGTCATTCTCCTAAAAAAATGTAGCAATAGGCACGACAACACGTCCCTCTCGCTCGGCACATGCTCCATCTAATTCGGCTGCTTTGCTTGCTCCCCGCCATGCCCACTCGCTTGCCCACCGGCATCATCGATCTGTGGACGCCGAGCGAAGCGAGCGAGCACAGATGCAGAAAAAGAGATGACAAGCCGCACCAAACCGCTACATGAGCCCGGGTTGGAGAGAGATTAGCAAGGCGTGAATATTTTTGTTTATTGAGCCCTCATGACTGGATTGATCCTGTGTCAGCCTAATCCATCCACGTCCACACACGCTGCTTGCAATGCTCTCTCTAACAACATCTCCAGCAAATTAGCCAAATTATATCATCCATATCTTTGTATAGAGGACCATCTAAAAAGATTTCCTCTCTATATATCTTCCCACTCCAATATACTATTCATATTCCACCCTCCTATAATTTAGTAACATTTTAAACCATAAACCACCTGCCACAACACTTTCGGTCAATCATCAATGGATCAATGTAGGCCTGTGGCCAAGAACACACAGATGCTCACAAATCCCAGCCAACCTCAACGATGACGTGTACCTGCATCAAACCCGCTCCCACGGCCATAGCGCAAGCGGACATATGCACGCTGGAGCTCATCAAAGATCAAAAGAACCAATGATAGCTCGACGGTAGCGACATACGTGCACACTAGAACGCAGCCAAGCAAAAGAACGCACGATGGTGAAGCCCTCAGCAAAACACGAGGAGTTCACACTAGCACTGGGCACGGCACGTGGCCACCGCCGTGCATGCACATCAAGGTGCGGCACGGCGGCGAAGCCCTTGGCTCACCCACCACCCGACTTGTCGCTGGTCGACTTGTGTAGCCTCGTCGGCAGTCACGGCAGCTTCGCCTCTGACCTGTTCCTCCCATGTGCGCGCGCTCCGCTTCGTACTCGACCTTGACCACGCCCTCCTCCCTGTCCATCGTCACTGCAGGCTGCTCGTACCCTAGATCCATCACGCTGGCCACGGCGAGCTATGGCGCGGGGGTGGCGAAGCGAGACAGGTTGAAGGACCGTAGCCGGTCAAATGCCGTCGATGGCACGCGGGACAACCTCCTATGCTGCTCCCTGTCACCTCCACTAGCTCCACCCGTAGCCGCAACATCGTCCTACTTCGCAGCCACCGGCGCGGCAACCTTGGAGGTAATGACAATAGTGCCGATGACGAGGTTGAGGATGAGGAATAGCACCGCAGGGGTGAGGTCGGGGATTGGGTGGCCTTAATTGGGACCCCGCGGGCTCGTCTCAGCTCCTAGCGGTGGGCAACTTGTTGACGGAAGTGGCTGGCGGCGAGGTCGGTGCAGCGTAGCAGATGTGCGCGGGCAGAGCCGGAGGACCATTGTGGCGGGGAGGAATGAGTGGCTAGTCGATGGGGAAGGGGAGAGGGGAAGGGTTGGAAGGTGAGACCGCGAGAGGAGAGGTTGACGGTTGCTCGATGGTGACGTGGGAGGACATGTTATATTTGGCATGCGGAAAGGGTGATTTGGAGAGCCTTAAAACTAGCGTGTTTGATGATGTCTCTGCAGGAGGATGGCTTTTACGCTGCACATGCAAATGAAGGGCGTGATAACATGGCTGCTGGTGATGCACTAATCGAGGTTGTAAACTTTTGGTAGCTTGTGGTTGAAGAGGAGCGGTGTTAATCAACGTCTGATGCGTGCGGTGCACTTTGCCCAATTAACAAGCCCCTTCGTACGTATGTACCAGTGCATGACTTGCTCGGTTGGTTTAGTTGGCTGCTGCTCGAGTCAGAACGGGTGTGACGACGTGCACGGCGCCTTTGCGGCTGCATTGGTTCTTTGCTTCCTGTGGCCCGTCAGAATCCTTGTGCTTCCATCCTGCCGATCACGAAGGAGTGGAAACTAGCTTTGCCTCAAGCTCCTGGCTCGATTTGCCTTTTTccaaagaaagggaaaaaccACTGGCCTTTATTATGGTCGATTTTTGTTTTATATTCACTATCCGTGCATACGAGAATTCAAATATTCCATGCATCACTTTTACAACTTCTAAGAAAAATTCAATGAATTTCAGGTTTACCCTTGGGTTAATATGGCTGTTTCATGTGTCTTTCCCCTCCTCACGTAATTGTATTGCGCATCAAATCATGTTTATAGCTAACAAACACACCTCCTTCAACCTTTACAGTACTGACGAGGCCACATAACCTTATGTAACGGTTGTTCATATGCTGAGGGTGTTGGcacttctctttttttatattCTAAACTTTATTCCTTTCTCTATTGAATGGCAGAGCTCCCACTGCTTTgatttcatgaaaaaaaaatgacatttGTCATCACCTCCCATGCTTGCTTCCATGAATCCATCATCTCAATTATTGAGATGGCTATGAAGGGAGCACAAATAGAGCGTTCCAGCCTCATTAAAAAAAAGGTGGTCTGAAGGAGGAATATAAAAGGGGCTTTGCAATGAAATTGAGACTGGGAACCGACTCTAAAatacaaaaactaaaaaataacaATAGAGGCAGTTGCTGCTGATTCAAATCCTCTTTCATCACAAGTGGGCAGAGCTTATCAGCATCGATGAGTAGTTGTGATCAAAAGATTCGGCTGATTTCCATAAATCGACAGTCGAATAGCAAATCCTAGATCTTGGTTTCCACTAATAGAAATCTGAATTAAGTGGCACCCCTGGATTTGAAAAAGAGAGCAAATAGCAAATCCAGAATATCTTCTCATTGTGTTTTCGATAATATTGTTTTCTATATAAAGAAGATGTACTTCAGCTCAAACAATGACTAATCCTATCTTCCAGTTCAAAGTTGTTGCTTTGGGGTTGCGGAGTGGGGCACTTACCCGGCAGGTCAATGGCACGTTTGTTAGTGCCTAGCTTGCACTGTTTCCTCTACTACCAAGTGATTCTCTGAGCACTAACGATCGAGCAGGTAGCTCTGTCTCATCTTTCACGGACAGGCCTGCACGTTCTTTGGTCTAGGAGCAGAAAACATTATTCTTCTAGAATATAATATCTAAAGTAACCAAATTTCCTCACAATTTCAAACTACAAATTAGTATTTAGTATAACGTGCACATAATATTTGCTTTCTAGAAATATAGTATTGTCCACCTATATAGTAGGTACATGCAAAATTCTTGCTTTTATTGTTCTTGCTGCATGGTAATTTGATCATGGTTCACAAAATTATCGGTAACTACTTGGTTATCATTGTTTCTGGTCGATTCGGTGTTTACACCATATTTATAAATCGATTAATTTTCGGttaagtttaaattcaaaattcaaaaaaaaaattaaaaaaattgatgacaTTAGaccaattcctactaaatttcACTAAATTACTGTACGATTACCGCGGTTTTCGCAGTAATCGCCAGGAGCCGGTTTACGAAGATCAAATGTATTTGTAAACCCTGACTGTGATGCGTCCAACTAAACTCTAATATGTTAGATCGCTTTATTATATGCCAATTCCTGTGAAGAAGTTGTCCATTCGTCTCGTGTTATCGACATCGCTCGCCGGCCCACTTCAGGCGTCAACCCTTGAGTTTGAACGAATACCATGGACCGTGGCCCTCTCAACTCTCAAGCTGTCAAGCATGCATCAGGGAGAAATGGACAGGTGAAAGCCTGAGATCAACCGATCAGGACAGGCATTGTCCGTTGGTAGACGTTATTATTGTACTGTTACATATGCTTGACGGAGGATGGGCCCAATCAGGTAGGTGCATACTTGTTCAAACTAATGGGTTAATCAGGTTGTGATTCAACAGGTGGTCAGGCGCGCATGGAGCTAGATGGTCTACACCTGCGGGCTCAAGAATTTATCAGCGCTAGGAACGATGCTTGCCGATGTCTAAACCAAATTTATGCAACTATATGTAGTTTCATATTTGCTGCATGTTTAGGCTGCCCGGTTAATTCCAGTAACTGAACGCGGCAAAAGACGGAATACTCTCAAGTGGACGGTAGAGTCGAGTCCTCTGTTGTGTGAAATAGGTAGCTGCGTCAGAATAAAACTTGATTTGAATTGTTAGTGGAGAGGTGTTCATCAGATATTAAACCTCTAGTTTTTCTCATCGTGTGTTATtaagatgaatttttttttcaatgttaAGTAATGTACTCTCTACAACAAAATGTTAATAATGATTTCGTCAATCTTTAAATTACATATCAATAGAtggtatataaatatatacgtGTGATAGTATGAATATAAGCACTTTTATATATTgtttctcaaattaaaaaaaagaagctgCCGCGGTACGGTTTCGCGAGGGCTAGAGGGCGACAAGATTTCCCTGCTGGCCCCGTCCTCTGATCGCACGCGGCGCGCCACCAGTGGGCAGGCGGAGCCGGCAGCGCGCCGCTCGCGCGGACGCGGTCACCGCGCACCGCGAGTGAGCGGCCGCTGCCACGGGGGCCCGCGCGGTGTCGTCACCGTCCTCTCGCCCCGCGCCAGGTGGTGCGATCGGTGTGGGGATCATCGTCCTCGAGTTCTAGACTCTTCCGATCCCAAAGCAAACAGACGGAGTGATGGCTCGCTAATTAATTCGCTTTCCTGTGTCCCCCCCCCACCCACCCCCCCAAGAAATATTATTTGCGCGTCTTTCCGCGCTCGAGCCACGGAAGTATCTGGGCCTGCTTTGCACTTAAGTACCGCAATACTATCTTTTTGTGGATAGGGACTTGGTTTGGTGTTACTAGTACTTTTTTTTCCATGTAATCCCTGCCTAAGTTATACTCCCTtcttttataaatacatatcattttgaaaaaaaaggttggttaaatttttaaaactttaactaataatagcttttaaaatatttagtttagaagtATTTCAATCATATATGTagtttattatttttgtaatatgTCAAATTCAATAGATTTAATAAATATACTCTAATAGATAATAGTGATTAAAACTATGCATTGAAGATTATGTTTTATCTAAAATGATATGTTTATCATTAGCTGATAAAACTGCTCATCAATCGTCACAAGGACTGTTTATCATCGCGCAGCTTAGTGAGGCAAAGGTTGCATGCTCTCTTGCTTCTAGCCATATCTGCGCTGTGTGATGCTTCATTAGCTCTCTCTAGCTTCTATGGTCAAAAAAACCATGAGAGCTTGCCACACTTTAGGTAGGATTAGTAGCTAGTTCTCATATCTAGTTGTGTTTGGTTCTGCAAGCTAAGAAATTATTTGATTGGCTGTGCAAATACACGAGCAAATATTGAAGAACACGAGTAATTCTGAAGTGATGGCAACTCAAATTATTTCTAGATTTAATGAGAACAAATTGGAAGAGTTTGAAGACACGACAACTCCAAAACCATTTGGGAAACATGATGGACAGAGCTACAATTTCAATATCAAACTTAAGATCTTATACTTTCTTTTACAAATTCATggacaagaaaaggaaaaaaacttcCAAGTTGTCACACGAGCCAAGGCATCAAGGTGACTCAGAAACATCGTGGCCACAATAAATCTGAAGAAGCTAAgctcatcaattttattaggAACCACGTCTTGTTGTGGTGGTAAAAGCGTGAAAGAACGACATTATTAGCATTTAAATCCtaatatctaaaatttatacatatataaGGGTTTTCAGtagtatttatatatataagtcATAGAATGATATCATTGGTATTTGTGACCCAAGATGCAGGAGCATCGTGCTACAAATACCGTAGTTCCGAAGGGCCTTATCGGAAAAGCGCGAGGCTATAAGATGGCAGGGAAGGGTCACCTTAACCGCGGTTATTACGTTAACCCGTCTCCAAGGTCCACGGCGAGTTAAGCCCAGAGGAAAaagacaaaaggaaaaaaaaaacagagacgACAAACGAGTCGCGCGCCACCGCGGGAGGCGTACGGCGCACCGCCCGGCCGCCGGATCTGCGCCGGCGACGCTTCCGGACGTCGGATCCCCGCCGTAGGAGTTATAGGAGGGCGGTGCTCCGGCCATTTACCGCCCGCGAGCGCCCAGATCCGTCCCGCCGGTGAGTCCCACCCCCTCGGCCTGTGGTTGCACTGGTGCTGCGGCGGGCGAGGCTATCGCGGGCTTGCGCCGTCGCGACATCTCGGACTTTCGCGTAGTGGTTAGGTGGGAATGAGGACGCGCGAGAGAACTCGCGTTGTTTCGTTCTCGTGCTCGGTTTAGCGTATGATTCTAAGCCGTCGTCTCAAATTTCATCGGTGACTGGTACGGGATTTGAAAATGCTTCTACGACTTGTGGGTTCTGTGATTTTTCTGTCGTGTTTTGGGTTGTTCAATTGGAAATGTGTGGGGTTTGGGGCTACTCTAATCAATTACGAACGTACAGGATCGATGCGCAGTTCGTATTTCTGAGCCTATTACCTGTGGATTTCTCGGGTGTAATCGTCAGGAGTGTGGAGGATTAAGAGTCTAAGCCGTTGGATTTGTGTTCTTAGGTCCTATAGTGTCGTTTTCCCAGTAGTGTGAAAACATCCCCGCAATTTGAACAATTTGATGCGGTCAGCGAAGGGGGAATCGTTCCCGTATAACTCtgacggtttttttttttttttttggatccGTGTGCGGGGAAGCGATTTTGTTCAGAGTGTTTTGTGGATGAATTAATGGATTTATTAATGGAACTGTGAAGTTCTTTCAGTGCCTGTTAGCTTTAATCCATCCTAGCTCGTCTCTGGTTGCAATCTAGATCATTTTAGGTAGCTGTTTGCTCTTAATCACCGGCTTGGCTTAGAGATCTACCATAGGAGCATCGCCTCTTTTTCTGTTACGTGATTCTTCTGAGTTATGTACGATCAACCTTCTATCCGAATAGGGAAAAATCGATCTCTGTTTTTCTTCGAGTGATCGATTTTGTTGATGAGAAGATGATTACATTTTCCATATTCCAATTTCGGGGCATGTGTACATGCTTATGTGAAATGTTAAACGCCAACTAACCATACCCTCCATCTGAGGTTGAGATCTAAGCTCTCTGTcatttcttgttgattttcttttGGTTATTGTCATTATAATTGATCAATTTGTTTCTGTTATTGGTGCAAACTTGAAATCAGATTCAAGGTTTGTAGAATTCTTCACGGTAATTTATACTACTTCATTCTGATTAACAACTGTAATAGGTTTGTTGTGTCGAGAACTTTAGGAAGCCAGGCTACCTCTTGCTTTAGCTAAAGACTGTACTATTATAACTAAAATGAACAAACATGATGATGCTAAGAATCTTTGTTTAGGGAAGCAAGTTGAGGTTCTATCAATATGTGATGTGCTAGCCAATTCACTGTGTAAGACATACATAAATTTCTTCTTAGACTGTCCAGTAGtatttccttttgttttcctttggtgTTCTTGATGGTTGTCTCCCATATTTCCTCTCTTTCCCTTAATCTTACATTTGTTAATGCATGTAAGATCaatttgtgcaatattttgaGTATTcctaattcatttttttttcatctcagGGTATATATATCAATCAATGGTTAGATAGAGTGCTTCATGTTGATGCAGAGCTGGTGAAGACATCTTCTCTGTAGACTACTGGCAATTGCTCTGTGGCGAGTTGCCTATTTGCTTGCTTCTCTGGTGGAGCACAttagaggagaaagaagataaAGGCAGCTCCTTTCAGCCCTTCTGTGCCCAGGGACTTGGATTGTCCTGTGCAGACACAGATGGCTGTTGCAGTCCTGGATCGGAGCTTCAGCAGTGAATATCCTGGAGGTAGCAGCACTGAGGGGAGACCACTGAGCTGGAAGAGAGTCTTTGTCCAAACTGACAATGGTTCTGTCCTTGGCATAGAGTTAGAGAGGGGGGAAAATGCACAGACTGTGAAAAAAAAGCTGCAGATAGCCCTCAATGTTCCCACAGATGAGAGCTCACTGACCTTTGGTGATCTGGTTCTGAACAATGATCTTAGCAGTATTCGCAATGACTCACCGTTGCTTCTCAAAAGGAATCAGATACACCGAAGCAACTCTACACCTTGCCTCTCTCCTACTGGAAAGGATGTGTGGCAGCGAGACCGGAGTGGGCCCATTGAAATCCTTGGCTGCTCAAGCCCTTCCTCTCGGATGAAGCAGCTTGCTAAGGATGTTGTTAAAGCCATAAAGAATGGTGTTGACCCGGTATCTGTTAACAGTGGGATGGGTGGTGCCTACTACTTCAAGAATATCTGGGGCGAGCGTGTTGCAATTGTGAAGCCAACCGATGAGGAACCATTTGCTCCCAACAATCCAAAAGGTTTCGTGGGGAAAACTCTGGGACAGCCAGGCCTCAAAAGATCTGTGCGGGTCGGTGAGACAGGGTTCCGAGAGGTTGCTGCTTACCTCCTCGATCACAATTACTTTGCAAATGTTCCTCCAACTATGCTGGTCAAGATAACACACACTGTGTTCAATGTGAACGACTGTGTTGGCTGCAAAACTAAAGTCTTCAGCAACAAATCACCGGCTGTGAGCAAGATTGCATCATTGCAGCAGTTCATTCCTCATGATTTTGATGCCAGTGACCATGGGACTTCAAGCTTTCCTGTATCTGCAGTTCATAGGATTGGCATCCTTGACATCAGAATCTTCAACACTGATAGGCATGCTGGAAATCTTCTGGTCAGGAAGCTTGGTCCTGGGGCTGACAATTTTGGAGAGCAGACGGAACTCATTCCTATTGACCATGGTCTTTGTCTGCCAGAATGCCTAGAAGACCCTTACTTTGAATGGATCCACTGGCCACAGGCTTCCATTCCTTTCACTGAGGAGGAGCTTGAATACATTGCAAAACTTGATCCTGTTAAAGATGCTGAGATGCTCCGTATGGAGCTGCCCATG
It encodes:
- the LOC133901647 gene encoding phosphatidylinositol 4-kinase gamma 7-like; its protein translation is MAVAVLDRSFSSEYPGGSSTEGRPLSWKRVFVQTDNGSVLGIELERGENAQTVKKKLQIALNVPTDESSLTFGDLVLNNDLSSIRNDSPLLLKRNQIHRSNSTPCLSPTGKDVWQRDRSGPIEILGCSSPSSRMKQLAKDVVKAIKNGVDPVSVNSGMGGAYYFKNIWGERVAIVKPTDEEPFAPNNPKGFVGKTLGQPGLKRSVRVGETGFREVAAYLLDHNYFANVPPTMLVKITHTVFNVNDCVGCKTKVFSNKSPAVSKIASLQQFIPHDFDASDHGTSSFPVSAVHRIGILDIRIFNTDRHAGNLLVRKLGPGADNFGEQTELIPIDHGLCLPECLEDPYFEWIHWPQASIPFTEEELEYIAKLDPVKDAEMLRMELPMIREACLRVLVLSTTFLKEAAAFGLCLSEIGEMMSRQFTGKEEEPSELELLCMEARKWVDERELFLSDEAGVEEGDDDFTQFPLDSDDDSDAFEAPAFSKFGAMKAGFRNPLSKLDERDEDEDGTYTTKEDSDTLTSTLPLHSGVPKSKVTGKTNYIGKASEHQSGSKSANELLSPSASFVKLSDMGPHEWRAFLEKFQELLPSAFRAQKHTAGGGLRPMPRLGTSCQF